The following are encoded in a window of Chitinivibrionales bacterium genomic DNA:
- a CDS encoding diguanylate cyclase, with amino-acid sequence MFLSLEKKNWLIAGALILCAGIILHLAALYVQALCLPLAIFLCALCLFIGFRRPTVSRKRAMTPARPSSSGMLSLPSQIEKEVNAADNTIKLSVLGSLYSKEQWKEIEDVVDIILDKFIALVRARVDAHTVAFFFPSDDGGYKIRRFDSCSENINKEAVIYPGVGVIGSFLKDGLKQLNLQDIVTDSMTLYYYTKDAGIRSLMASPIIAAGIERGTIIVDSTEQKHFTDEDHTFLSTIGHLCGQAAYYAYVHTEHKLKYVRFAAMSNTEKYFFQKHEIEAVLDKMAEIIPFAIQCDRLTISLKSESGDSATIKRAWGPNGEQFLDQSFSLNEKSLISLLYSKNMCFFRNFSNHYETRYFDGEPKSKEMRSFLAYPVGVDECKGGILLESTQKDAFTGFNRALLSRLATSAGLAIEKIQILEQARNLATHDGLTGLNNHRQFQKLLRDEIIRSTRYNDPLALVIGDIDFFKKINDTHGHPFGDTVLRGIAKKLQESIRDSIDISARYGGEEFALILVKTVEQRAIETVDRIRQEINKQVFRTPSGEDMSASMSFGIAIYGKHSNKSDGLIQKADKALYRAKQNGRNRVEVF; translated from the coding sequence ATGTTTTTATCACTCGAAAAGAAAAACTGGTTAATTGCGGGAGCGCTGATCTTATGTGCAGGAATAATCCTTCATCTTGCAGCACTCTATGTGCAGGCACTCTGCCTTCCTCTCGCCATTTTCCTCTGTGCCCTCTGTTTGTTTATCGGTTTCAGGCGACCGACGGTGAGCAGAAAAAGAGCCATGACCCCTGCCCGCCCCTCCAGCTCAGGCATGCTTTCCCTTCCATCGCAGATTGAAAAGGAAGTAAATGCCGCAGACAATACGATCAAGCTTTCGGTGCTGGGAAGTCTTTACTCAAAAGAGCAATGGAAAGAGATCGAAGATGTTGTTGATATAATTCTCGATAAATTTATCGCCCTGGTGAGGGCCCGGGTCGATGCCCATACGGTTGCATTCTTTTTCCCCAGCGATGACGGCGGCTATAAAATCCGGCGGTTCGATTCCTGCAGCGAAAACATCAATAAAGAAGCGGTCATTTATCCCGGCGTCGGTGTTATTGGAAGCTTTCTTAAAGACGGCCTCAAGCAGCTCAACCTGCAGGATATCGTTACCGACAGCATGACACTGTATTACTATACCAAAGATGCGGGTATCCGCTCGTTGATGGCCAGTCCGATCATCGCAGCAGGTATCGAGCGCGGAACAATTATTGTCGACAGTACCGAACAAAAGCACTTTACCGATGAAGACCATACTTTTCTGAGCACTATCGGCCATCTGTGCGGACAAGCCGCCTATTATGCCTATGTCCATACCGAACATAAACTCAAGTATGTGCGGTTCGCAGCAATGAGCAATACCGAAAAGTATTTCTTCCAGAAGCATGAAATCGAAGCGGTTCTCGATAAAATGGCCGAAATTATCCCCTTTGCGATTCAATGCGACCGTCTGACCATCAGCCTTAAATCCGAATCCGGCGATTCGGCCACAATCAAACGGGCCTGGGGCCCCAATGGCGAACAATTTCTGGATCAATCGTTCTCATTAAATGAAAAATCACTTATCAGTCTTCTGTATTCGAAAAACATGTGTTTCTTTCGTAATTTTTCCAACCATTATGAAACACGATATTTTGACGGCGAACCCAAATCAAAGGAAATGCGATCCTTTCTGGCCTACCCGGTTGGTGTTGACGAATGCAAGGGCGGCATTCTTCTTGAGTCGACTCAGAAAGACGCCTTTACGGGTTTCAACCGTGCCCTTCTGTCCCGTCTGGCGACCTCGGCCGGACTGGCTATCGAAAAAATCCAGATTCTCGAACAGGCGCGGAACCTTGCTACCCATGACGGTCTTACCGGCCTGAATAATCACCGCCAGTTCCAGAAACTGCTCAGGGATGAAATCATTCGATCTACCCGGTACAATGATCCTCTTGCCCTTGTAATCGGCGATATCGATTTCTTCAAAAAAATCAACGATACCCACGGCCATCCTTTCGGTGATACGGTGCTCCGGGGAATCGCAAAGAAACTGCAGGAGAGCATCCGCGACAGTATCGATATTTCGGCGCGCTATGGTGGCGAGGAGTTTGCCCTCATTCTGGTTAAAACCGTTGAACAGCGTGCAATCGAGACTGTCGACCGTATTCGCCAGGAAATAAACAAACAGGTTTTCAGGACCCCATCCGGAGAAGACATGAGTGCATCAATGAGCTTTGGGATCGCAATCTACGGCAAGCATTCGAATAAAAGCGACGGCCTCATTCAAAAAGCCGACAAAGCGCTCTACCGGGCAAAGCAGAATGGAAGGAACCGGGTTGAGGTTTTTTGA
- a CDS encoding LptF/LptG family permease, whose product MILYRHVVKEHIFPFFFSLAILVFIFIMQYAIQILDKIISQGLDAAIVLEIFAINLGWIIALAIPMAILSATLWAFGRMSADNEILAIKASGLNLYHLIAPVIVSASVVCICLIFFNNLILPDANHRTANLMSDISRKRPAAFIEPKVLIKDFENYAIYVKKANGRTGRLEGIKIFSDVPGEDPSTTIADSGEVKQTVDGAYLRLTLYHGETHSISSDNREQHFVGHFDKQVLFINNVDSDLHRTDSRYRGDREKSSQMMLNDIKQNRKKKKGHLAQHSGMIDSTLAVVAFFDSLSAAHPAPSGRQTTSPDSLLSFQHWAKQFTPARGNAMVAQNRTVRESERIIRRIESEKKRIAQYLVEIHKKYAIPFACIIFVLIGAPLGIMARRGGMTVAVSYSIFFFILYWAFLIKGENLADRLVVSPFSAMWSGNILLGACGAFLIIRMVRETTFISWTPLLRWWHKFTEAGEKQNVFFKTVRFVLGLPMKIISLPLIAIRYVIGILPNYIIRLFVGNMVGVFAAIMVVFVVVDYVSNSRRFEGVPVQQTALFYWYYMPWIIQLVFPVVMLLSSMFAMGKLAKNSELIAMKAAGKSIRRVTLPLLFLGLCLVGANFYVSELVLPEANVKRRELLEEIKMQEKAAEGKVYRGRRDFRRNFYYFGNKNTIYCFQEFRTFPQKAKNVWRETFEGNSITQRIHAEKSVYHNNAWSFINGTIRKFQGDSSTMMTFDTLQDNILNATPEEMVVRIKTPEEMSYWELKDYIKKTRRRGEKVLKYNTDLYFKIAYPFMNFIVILLGISVTARIGKGGGALLFGIGLLIVFSYWIIVRFALAFGKSGQLPPLAGAWLGNAIFLLLGILLYRKSDA is encoded by the coding sequence ATGATTCTCTACCGTCACGTCGTTAAAGAACATATCTTCCCCTTCTTTTTTTCCCTGGCAATTCTTGTCTTTATCTTTATAATGCAGTATGCGATTCAGATTCTTGACAAGATTATTTCTCAGGGCCTTGATGCCGCCATTGTTCTTGAAATTTTTGCTATTAATCTTGGATGGATTATTGCGCTGGCAATTCCTATGGCGATCCTCAGTGCCACGCTCTGGGCCTTTGGGAGAATGTCGGCGGATAACGAAATTCTGGCAATCAAAGCATCAGGACTCAATCTCTATCATCTGATTGCCCCGGTCATTGTATCCGCATCGGTTGTCTGTATATGCCTGATTTTTTTCAACAATCTGATTCTTCCCGACGCCAACCATCGGACGGCAAATCTGATGTCGGATATTTCACGGAAACGACCTGCTGCATTTATCGAACCTAAAGTATTAATTAAAGATTTCGAGAATTACGCAATCTATGTGAAGAAGGCCAACGGCCGGACCGGAAGGCTGGAAGGCATCAAGATTTTTTCCGATGTTCCCGGTGAAGATCCTTCAACAACCATCGCCGACTCCGGAGAAGTTAAACAAACCGTCGACGGCGCCTATTTGCGTCTGACACTCTATCACGGCGAGACCCACAGTATAAGCAGTGACAACAGGGAACAGCATTTTGTAGGCCATTTTGATAAACAGGTGCTGTTTATCAATAATGTCGACAGTGACCTTCATAGAACAGACAGCAGATACCGGGGGGACCGTGAAAAAAGCTCCCAGATGATGCTCAACGATATTAAACAGAACCGCAAGAAAAAGAAAGGCCATCTGGCGCAGCATTCGGGCATGATCGATTCCACGCTTGCCGTTGTTGCTTTTTTTGACAGTCTGTCGGCCGCCCACCCGGCACCATCCGGCCGACAAACCACCAGCCCGGATTCCCTTCTGTCATTTCAGCATTGGGCAAAGCAGTTTACCCCTGCCCGGGGCAATGCAATGGTAGCGCAAAACCGTACTGTCCGCGAGAGTGAACGAATCATTCGCCGTATAGAAAGTGAAAAGAAAAGAATAGCCCAGTATCTGGTCGAAATTCATAAAAAATACGCAATACCGTTTGCCTGCATTATCTTTGTTCTTATCGGTGCTCCCCTCGGCATTATGGCACGGCGGGGTGGAATGACCGTTGCCGTAAGTTACAGCATTTTCTTTTTTATCCTCTATTGGGCCTTTTTGATAAAGGGAGAAAACCTTGCCGACCGCCTCGTGGTGTCACCTTTCAGCGCCATGTGGTCGGGAAATATCCTTCTGGGCGCCTGCGGTGCCTTTCTGATCATCCGCATGGTCCGCGAGACGACATTCATCTCCTGGACACCCCTTTTACGGTGGTGGCATAAGTTCACCGAGGCCGGAGAAAAGCAAAACGTCTTTTTTAAAACCGTACGCTTTGTTCTGGGTCTGCCCATGAAAATAATCTCTTTACCGCTTATCGCCATTCGCTATGTTATCGGCATCCTTCCCAATTATATAATCCGCCTTTTTGTCGGGAACATGGTGGGTGTTTTTGCTGCAATTATGGTGGTTTTCGTTGTGGTCGATTATGTTTCGAATTCCCGACGTTTTGAAGGCGTTCCGGTTCAGCAGACCGCTCTTTTCTACTGGTATTACATGCCCTGGATCATACAACTCGTTTTTCCGGTTGTCATGCTACTCTCTTCCATGTTCGCCATGGGTAAACTGGCCAAAAACAGTGAGCTGATTGCCATGAAAGCGGCAGGGAAAAGCATCCGCCGCGTAACCCTTCCTCTCCTGTTTTTAGGGCTCTGTCTTGTTGGCGCAAACTTCTATGTCAGTGAATTGGTTCTTCCGGAAGCAAATGTCAAACGACGGGAGCTTCTCGAAGAAATTAAAATGCAGGAAAAAGCCGCTGAGGGTAAAGTGTACCGCGGACGGAGAGATTTTCGGAGAAATTTCTACTATTTCGGCAATAAAAACACAATCTACTGTTTTCAGGAATTCAGAACATTTCCACAAAAAGCGAAAAATGTCTGGAGAGAAACATTTGAAGGTAATTCGATTACGCAACGAATTCATGCCGAAAAATCCGTTTATCACAACAATGCCTGGTCTTTTATTAACGGGACAATCAGAAAATTTCAGGGTGATTCATCAACCATGATGACCTTCGATACCCTTCAGGACAATATTCTGAATGCCACTCCCGAAGAAATGGTGGTACGAATCAAGACTCCGGAAGAAATGAGCTACTGGGAATTGAAAGATTATATTAAAAAGACCAGACGCCGGGGTGAGAAGGTACTGAAATACAATACCGATCTCTATTTCAAAATTGCCTACCCCTTCATGAATTTTATCGTCATTCTGCTGGGAATTTCGGTAACTGCGCGAATTGGTAAAGGCGGCGGAGCGCTCCTTTTCGGTATAGGGTTACTGATCGTTTTTTCCTACTGGATAATTGTGCGCTTTGCCCTGGCTTTTGGTAAAAGCGGGCAGCTTCCTCCTTTAGCCGGCGCCTGGCTGGGAAATGCCATCTTTTTACTCCTGGGCATTCTGCTGTATAGAAAGAGCGATGCATGA
- a CDS encoding response regulator, with protein sequence MSNKKKILVVDDDHDTLDLIEVVLFRKYEVITALNGFDGLNCAQEHMPDLIITDIMMPVMDGIRFINRLKKGTETRSIPVIALTSFIEKNPVKSLMTLGFNDVIPKPFDKDDIIKTVQSILGD encoded by the coding sequence ATGAGCAATAAGAAAAAAATCCTTGTTGTTGATGACGACCACGATACACTCGATCTTATCGAAGTGGTTCTGTTCAGAAAATATGAAGTCATCACAGCCTTGAACGGTTTTGACGGGCTCAACTGCGCACAGGAACATATGCCCGACCTTATCATTACCGATATCATGATGCCGGTTATGGACGGCATACGATTTATAAATCGCCTGAAAAAAGGGACGGAGACCCGATCGATTCCAGTCATCGCATTAACGTCATTTATCGAAAAAAATCCTGTTAAAAGTCTTATGACTCTGGGCTTTAATGATGTTATACCAAAACCTTTTGACAAAGATGATATAATAAAAACAGTGCAGTCTATTCTTGGGGATTAA
- the ybgF gene encoding tol-pal system protein YbgF, whose translation MNSRLRLFSILQVPVLVALTGCAGSAKNVQNEMLLPEIDVVQVKENSDEALRLAQEAQLDVEVVNTKLTEIDNKLVLLNEEISSVSIAKIEELENRLSLIIEAVKDLQAQIDALEVMPRVKSTRKPKGPATFSVSSPEYAAYQNALHTFNARKYKEARVLFSEVLKQYPRGKYADNCQYWIGECYYALGDYAQAIASFSKVFDHSNSSKADDAQHKLGKCYLKMGQNGMAKSAWKKLIDRYPGSEYVPRAQKSLVELN comes from the coding sequence ATGAATAGCAGGCTTCGCCTTTTCAGCATACTTCAAGTTCCGGTCCTGGTTGCACTTACAGGATGTGCCGGTTCGGCCAAAAATGTGCAAAATGAGATGCTGCTGCCTGAAATTGATGTAGTTCAGGTAAAAGAAAATTCTGATGAAGCGCTTCGTCTTGCTCAGGAAGCGCAGCTTGATGTTGAGGTGGTAAATACCAAATTGACCGAGATCGATAATAAACTGGTACTGCTCAATGAAGAAATTTCCAGTGTTTCCATAGCGAAAATTGAAGAATTGGAGAATCGTCTTTCTCTTATTATTGAAGCAGTTAAAGACCTTCAGGCTCAAATTGATGCGTTGGAGGTGATGCCACGGGTAAAAAGTACCCGAAAACCCAAAGGACCCGCCACTTTTTCAGTTTCATCGCCCGAATATGCTGCCTATCAGAATGCCCTGCATACATTCAATGCACGGAAATATAAAGAAGCGCGGGTGCTTTTTTCAGAGGTGCTTAAGCAATATCCAAGGGGCAAATATGCCGACAACTGTCAGTACTGGATAGGCGAGTGCTACTATGCTCTCGGCGATTATGCCCAGGCCATCGCTTCATTCAGCAAGGTTTTTGACCATTCCAACAGCTCCAAAGCCGATGATGCGCAGCATAAACTCGGCAAATGTTATCTTAAAATGGGCCAAAATGGTATGGCAAAAAGTGCCTGGAAAAAACTGATCGATCGCTATCCGGGTTCTGAATATGTCCCACGGGCACAGAAAAGCCTCGTCGAGCTGAATTAA
- the nadD gene encoding nicotinate (nicotinamide) nucleotide adenylyltransferase: protein MTPYGVLGGSFDPVHNGHLAIADAAKEHCNLSKIILIPAGNPPHKATSVKAEAHHRLAMLELATGQSNYLEICDIEIIRPGFSYTIDTLHFLKNELPEPEIYFIIGSDNLTEIPFWHKYKEIISQAVLCVTHRPGTTMEIPRELSDAAIETFPSPELDISSSQIRKNISEGRTYNHLVPPPVKTYIDQHGLYR from the coding sequence ATGACTCCATACGGCGTGTTGGGCGGCAGTTTTGATCCTGTACATAATGGACATCTGGCTATTGCCGACGCTGCAAAAGAACATTGTAATCTTTCAAAAATAATCCTTATTCCTGCAGGAAATCCCCCTCATAAAGCAACGTCGGTCAAAGCAGAGGCGCATCACAGGCTGGCCATGCTTGAATTGGCCACCGGGCAATCGAATTATCTGGAAATCTGCGATATTGAAATCATCCGCCCGGGCTTTTCGTACACTATAGATACGCTGCATTTTCTGAAAAATGAGCTGCCCGAACCGGAGATATATTTCATAATCGGCTCCGATAATCTGACCGAAATACCCTTCTGGCATAAATATAAAGAAATCATTTCTCAGGCGGTCCTCTGTGTCACGCACCGACCGGGTACTACGATGGAAATTCCCCGGGAACTCAGTGATGCAGCCATTGAGACGTTTCCATCGCCGGAACTCGATATCAGTTCATCGCAAATAAGAAAAAATATCTCCGAGGGACGTACCTATAACCATCTGGTTCCTCCCCCGGTTAAAACATATATCGATCAACATGGGCTTTATCGATAA
- the bamD gene encoding outer membrane protein assembly factor BamD, whose amino-acid sequence MHNRYSDMYKFMQKNTNPFFLLLLGIFIMIPWGGAEAKKIKEAYNCSERFEKVKKKFEKGKYGDVKNICDDIRLNCHGHNVMDSVIYYLAKAQMLTKNPDEAKVEFQQIVRDYPNSPFAEEARFRIGQCSLLDSKSFERDQATTKEAIRELRRFVISYPQSPFADSAKVYYSQAIEKLAKKEFSNARFYEKIDEYEAAVVYYKVLINEFPESKYVPEAKLNMVEDLMKVNRETEAQAILEDLLNSEIGNEIRGKAEALKERLGKSG is encoded by the coding sequence ATGCATAATCGTTATTCAGATATGTACAAATTTATGCAGAAAAATACCAATCCGTTCTTTTTGCTTTTGCTCGGTATATTCATCATGATTCCCTGGGGCGGAGCCGAAGCAAAAAAGATAAAAGAAGCCTATAACTGCTCGGAGCGATTCGAGAAGGTAAAGAAGAAATTCGAAAAGGGCAAGTACGGTGATGTCAAAAACATCTGTGACGACATACGGTTGAATTGCCACGGTCATAATGTTATGGATTCGGTGATATATTATCTGGCAAAAGCTCAGATGCTCACCAAGAATCCCGATGAGGCCAAGGTCGAATTTCAACAGATTGTCCGGGATTACCCCAATTCTCCTTTTGCCGAGGAAGCACGTTTTCGTATCGGTCAGTGCAGCCTGCTTGATTCAAAGTCATTCGAACGCGATCAAGCCACTACCAAAGAGGCGATCAGGGAACTGCGTCGGTTTGTTATTTCTTATCCCCAAAGTCCCTTTGCCGACAGCGCGAAGGTGTATTATAGTCAGGCCATCGAGAAGCTTGCCAAAAAGGAATTTTCCAATGCCAGGTTTTACGAAAAGATTGATGAGTATGAAGCCGCAGTGGTGTATTACAAAGTACTTATTAATGAATTTCCCGAATCAAAATATGTTCCTGAAGCCAAATTGAATATGGTCGAAGATCTTATGAAAGTCAATCGGGAAACAGAAGCGCAGGCCATTCTCGAAGATCTTTTAAACAGCGAGATCGGTAATGAAATTCGCGGCAAGGCTGAAGCATTGAAGGAACGTTTGGGCAAATCCGGGTAA